Proteins found in one Deinococcus sp. YIM 134068 genomic segment:
- the uraH gene encoding hydroxyisourate hydrolase, whose product MAGHAGLTTHVLDTARGRPAAGVRVELFAVEGGERRRVAGAVTNADGRTDAPLIERGSLTPGTFELTFHVAPYFEGFEAAPAVPFLDLVTLRFTVSDASGHYHVPLVMTPWSYSTYRGS is encoded by the coding sequence ATGGCGGGACACGCGGGCCTCACCACCCACGTCCTCGACACGGCGCGGGGCCGTCCCGCCGCCGGGGTGCGGGTGGAACTGTTCGCGGTGGAGGGCGGGGAACGCCGCCGGGTCGCGGGGGCCGTGACGAACGCGGACGGGCGGACCGACGCCCCCCTGATCGAACGCGGTAGCCTGACGCCCGGCACCTTCGAGCTGACCTTCCACGTTGCCCCCTACTTCGAGGGCTTCGAGGCCGCACCCGCCGTCCCCTTCCTCGACCTCGTGACCCTGCGCTTCACCGTGAGCGACGCCTCGGGGCACTACCACGTCCCGCTGGTGATGACGCCATGGTCGTACAGCACTTACCGGGGGAGCTGA
- the pucL gene encoding factor-independent urate hydroxylase, producing the protein MTQTQNTQTQDAPTQVRVRLGENNYGKAEVNLFKVFRDTPRHRVRELRVRVAMTGDFDAAHVDGDNTDLVATDTVRNTIYGLAKEGFAGSPEEFGKELVAHFVKTGPKVTGAFAEFTEHLWDRVQVGGEGHDHAFVRLMPKRTARVEGDGQSFKVTSGIEELYVLKTTQSGWAGYLLNERFTTLPETHDRVMATFVTAKWEYNPGDVDYDDVWTRAYTQIQETFTDHYSPSLQNTLYLLGQAVLTRCPEISRIWFQMPNKHHLKYNLERFGLENNNEIFHVDPEPYGLMEGWVERA; encoded by the coding sequence ATGACGCAGACACAGAACACTCAGACCCAGGACGCCCCCACACAGGTCAGGGTCCGCCTCGGCGAGAACAACTACGGCAAGGCCGAGGTCAACCTCTTCAAGGTCTTCCGCGACACGCCGCGCCACCGCGTCCGGGAGCTTCGGGTGCGCGTCGCCATGACGGGCGACTTCGACGCCGCGCACGTGGACGGCGACAACACCGATCTCGTCGCCACGGACACGGTACGCAACACGATCTACGGGCTGGCGAAGGAGGGCTTCGCGGGCAGCCCGGAGGAGTTCGGGAAGGAACTCGTCGCCCACTTCGTGAAGACTGGGCCGAAGGTGACGGGAGCCTTCGCGGAGTTCACCGAACACCTCTGGGACCGCGTGCAGGTGGGCGGCGAGGGCCACGACCACGCCTTCGTCCGGCTGATGCCGAAGCGCACCGCCCGCGTGGAGGGCGACGGCCAGAGCTTCAAGGTCACGTCGGGCATCGAGGAGCTGTACGTCCTCAAGACGACCCAGAGCGGCTGGGCCGGCTACCTCCTGAACGAACGCTTCACCACCCTCCCGGAGACGCATGACCGCGTGATGGCGACCTTCGTCACGGCCAAGTGGGAGTACAACCCCGGCGACGTGGACTACGACGACGTGTGGACTCGGGCCTACACCCAGATTCAGGAGACGTTCACCGACCACTACTCGCCGAGCCTCCAGAACACGCTCTACCTGCTGGGTCAGGCCGTGCTGACGCGCTGCCCGGAGATTTCGCGAATCTGGTTCCAGATGCCCAACAAGCATCACCTGAAGTACAACCTCGAACGCTTCGGGCTGGAGAACAACAACGAAATCTTCCACGTGGACCCCGAACCCTACGGCCTGATGGAGGGCTGGGTGGAGCGGGCCTGA
- the uraD gene encoding 2-oxo-4-hydroxy-4-carboxy-5-ureidoimidazoline decarboxylase has protein sequence MTRTLSLTLDDANALPLTEFVRTFGGVLEHSPRYAERVGEGRPYRSVEELAAAFTGAVQEDSAGEQLALIRAHPDLAGKAALAGEVTPESANEQASAGLDRLTPEEYAEFHRVNAAYHEKFDMPYIVCVRENTKESILAGAAARLTHTPEQERATALREIGRIARLRVLDLVRQDEGGENA, from the coding sequence TTGACCCGCACGCTCAGCCTGACCCTGGACGACGCCAACGCCCTCCCCCTGACTGAGTTCGTGCGGACCTTCGGCGGCGTGCTGGAACACAGCCCGCGCTACGCGGAGCGGGTGGGGGAGGGGAGACCCTACCGGAGCGTGGAGGAGCTGGCCGCCGCCTTCACCGGGGCCGTGCAGGAGGACTCCGCAGGGGAGCAACTCGCCCTCATCCGCGCCCACCCCGACCTCGCGGGCAAGGCGGCGCTGGCGGGGGAGGTCACGCCCGAGTCGGCGAACGAGCAGGCGTCGGCGGGGCTGGACCGCCTCACCCCCGAGGAGTACGCCGAGTTTCACCGGGTCAATGCGGCCTACCACGAGAAGTTCGACATGCCCTACATCGTCTGCGTGCGGGAGAACACGAAGGAGAGCATCCTCGCGGGTGCCGCCGCACGCCTCACGCACACCCCCGAACAGGAGCGGGCCACCGCCCTGCGGGAAATCGGCAGAATCGCCCGGCTCCGGGTACTCGATCTGGTCCGGCAGGACGAGGGAGGAGAGAACGCATGA
- a CDS encoding nucleobase:cation symporter-2 family protein, with the protein MTRAAPVPSVHPVDEVPPTGRMVAFGLQHVLSMYAGIIAVPLVLASAINLPPDQVVRIVNASFFMCGVATLIQTLGFPGFGAKLPIVQGTTFAALASMILIGRDYGLPGIYGAVIVAGLFTVLLAPYFSRLLRFFPPVVAGTVITLIGISLMPVAIRWAGGGNPAAETFGAPANLGLAALTMLFVLLVTRFARGFWSRVAVLLGLVFGTVVAAIFGQASFGTVGTAALVGFTPPFFFGFPTFALIPILSMILVMLVVMVETTADLLAIGEIVEKPVSADDVTAGLRADGLSTALGGIFNVFPFTAFAQNVGLVRFTGIKSRFVVAAAGVILMLLGFFPKLGALVASIPLPVLGGAGLVLFGTVAAAGIQTLARVNMADTRNLTIVAVSIALGVIPSTVPTLYEKLPDWAGLFLESGITAGAIAAILLNILFHIVGSDRAQLSSTADTAAHAPEVGDLH; encoded by the coding sequence ATGACGCGAGCAGCACCGGTTCCGTCCGTCCACCCCGTCGACGAGGTGCCACCCACCGGGCGCATGGTCGCCTTCGGGCTGCAACACGTCCTGAGCATGTACGCGGGCATCATCGCCGTGCCGCTCGTGCTGGCGAGCGCCATCAACCTTCCGCCCGATCAGGTGGTGAGGATCGTCAACGCGAGCTTCTTCATGTGCGGGGTCGCCACCCTGATCCAGACCCTCGGGTTTCCCGGCTTCGGGGCCAAGCTGCCCATCGTGCAGGGAACGACCTTCGCGGCGCTGGCGAGCATGATCCTGATCGGGCGGGACTATGGCCTGCCGGGCATCTACGGGGCGGTGATCGTGGCGGGCCTGTTCACGGTGCTGCTCGCGCCGTACTTCTCGCGGCTGCTGCGCTTCTTTCCGCCCGTGGTCGCGGGAACGGTCATCACCCTCATCGGCATCTCGCTGATGCCCGTGGCGATCCGCTGGGCGGGAGGGGGCAACCCCGCCGCCGAGACCTTCGGTGCCCCGGCGAATCTGGGGCTGGCCGCGCTGACCATGCTGTTCGTGCTGCTCGTGACCCGCTTCGCGCGGGGGTTCTGGAGCCGGGTCGCCGTGCTGCTGGGCCTCGTGTTCGGGACGGTGGTCGCGGCGATCTTCGGGCAGGCGTCCTTCGGCACGGTGGGCACCGCCGCCCTCGTGGGCTTCACGCCGCCCTTCTTCTTCGGCTTTCCCACCTTCGCGCTCATTCCCATCCTGTCCATGATCCTGGTGATGCTCGTGGTGATGGTGGAGACGACCGCCGACCTGCTCGCCATCGGGGAGATCGTGGAGAAGCCCGTCAGCGCCGACGACGTGACGGCGGGCCTGCGGGCCGACGGCCTGTCCACCGCGCTCGGCGGCATCTTCAACGTCTTTCCCTTCACGGCCTTCGCGCAGAACGTCGGTCTGGTGCGCTTCACGGGCATCAAGAGCCGCTTCGTGGTGGCGGCGGCGGGCGTGATCCTGATGCTGCTGGGCTTCTTTCCCAAGCTGGGGGCGCTCGTGGCGTCCATTCCCCTGCCGGTGCTGGGCGGGGCCGGGCTGGTGCTCTTCGGGACGGTGGCGGCGGCGGGCATCCAGACGCTCGCCCGCGTGAACATGGCCGACACCCGCAACCTGACCATCGTGGCGGTGAGCATCGCGCTCGGCGTGATTCCCTCCACCGTGCCCACCCTGTACGAGAAGCTGCCGGACTGGGCGGGCCTCTTCCTGGAGAGCGGCATCACCGCCGGGGCCATCGCCGCCATCCTGCTCAACATCCTCTTCCACATCGTCGGGAGTGACCGCGCACAGCTCTCCTCCACCGCCGACACCGCCGCCCACGCCCCCGAAGTCGGTGATCTCCATTGA
- a CDS encoding MarR family winged helix-turn-helix transcriptional regulator, translating to MSPAQTPDLLERIHQDWTQTRPEVDPGPMLTVLLLDRLHAALTRQIERTYAETGLNPAGWDLLLTLYRSAPPEGLTPTELSGLAAITGPSMTNRVDRLLSRGLVERRVSESDRRSVRVRLTPEGRSLVERLLPEHLANAERILSALDPAETRTLERLARRLLTGLEASGQPSPEEDAASASVRTR from the coding sequence ATGTCTCCTGCCCAGACCCCCGACCTCCTCGAACGTATCCATCAGGACTGGACGCAGACCCGCCCGGAGGTCGATCCAGGGCCGATGCTTACCGTGCTGCTGCTGGACCGCCTGCACGCGGCGCTGACGCGGCAGATCGAGCGCACCTACGCGGAGACGGGCCTCAACCCCGCCGGATGGGACCTGCTCCTCACCCTGTACCGCTCGGCCCCGCCGGAGGGCCTGACGCCGACGGAGTTGAGCGGCCTCGCCGCCATCACCGGCCCCTCCATGACGAACCGGGTGGATCGGCTGCTGTCGCGTGGCCTCGTTGAGCGGCGGGTCAGCGAGTCCGACCGCCGCTCCGTGCGGGTACGCCTGACGCCGGAGGGGCGGTCGCTCGTTGAGCGGTTGTTGCCCGAACACCTCGCTAACGCGGAGCGCATCCTGTCGGCCCTGGACCCGGCGGAGACCCGCACCCTCGAACGCCTCGCCCGCCGCCTGCTGACGGGCTTGGAGGCCTCGGGTCAGCCCTCGCCGGAGGAGGACGCCGCCAGCGCCAGCGTCCGCACCCGGTAG
- a CDS encoding alpha-mannosidase — MISVEQDLTRLAGRLDELSAWRNISEETLPAGSFTDADGATSPVAEGQPWPSVRFPVRMRFEVPVPEGGPVILDLQPGGEALVRVDGTAVYALNPYHREVTLPAGAARTLTLDLEVTPRGLHGSYIAAPMTGRLRLVQPDAEVRELLADLGAAHDAAVHLLKRGRETLAARLADLLHETVKRVRLPRDETEGYLARVVQASGHGAQLGTIWEGWTFTGPPATLGPEHRESLGEARHFLAAGLAKLRSDFPPEGALSLTGHAHIDLAWLWPLHETRRKALRSFSTVLDLMDRFPSFHFSQSTAQLYAWVQEDDPALFERIRERVTEGRWEIVGGTWVEPDGQLLSGESWARQLLHGQRYFERTFGRRATVAWLPDTFGFAGNLPQVLADGGLPFFFTTKLNWNETNRFPHDLYRWEGLDGTRVLAHSFLNPSPGEGYNGSVVAHDLLSTWANFRGARRHGESLFTFGWGDGGGGPTPEMLERYERVRDFPGLPRLNQRPSGEFFADLRNADPTLPVWTGEHYLELHRGIFTTQAAIKQLHRRLEHTLVEAEAAATLAHRHLNRAYPQTELTGCWTVLLRNQFHDILPGSSIREVNVTAEAELSAALERAEEVCRAALDALSAALERPEGTEHVVIWNLTAADRPLLAVVHLPEAGAYRAFNADGEELSCSGKGETLYLHDPFLMRGLSHEVITLRRREEAAQPSTDGLILENAHLRAEVGPDGSLVSLIHKASGREAVRGRANILWQHVDVPRAWDAWEIDASASDEGEELTVTEPPRAERQGEVGRVHVRREGPGVVAEQTYELWPNDRALRVHTTLRVTARRTLLRAAFPLAVRAPWSSAETTFGTVTRPTHRNTSWQTAAFEVAAHRFLDLSEGSFGVSLLNDGKYGHGAGVDELSLTLLRTPIYPDPYADQGKHSFTYALYPHAGDWRQGTRREAHSLNAPLRTVRPSSDSETPARLPARHTYLRLPEGVWLSALKHAEEGSGYVLRVYEANGDQTHLTVESADFRVSGELNLLEDALPGDPLAPLAPYRVRTLALAASSSGEG; from the coding sequence GTGATCTCCGTCGAGCAGGACCTGACACGCCTCGCCGGGCGGCTGGACGAACTGTCGGCGTGGCGCAACATTTCGGAGGAGACGCTGCCCGCCGGGAGTTTTACGGACGCGGACGGGGCGACCTCTCCCGTCGCGGAGGGGCAGCCGTGGCCCAGCGTCCGCTTTCCCGTGCGGATGCGCTTCGAGGTGCCCGTGCCGGAGGGGGGGCCAGTCATCCTCGACCTCCAGCCGGGCGGGGAGGCGCTGGTGCGGGTGGACGGCACGGCGGTCTACGCGCTCAACCCGTACCACCGCGAGGTGACGTTGCCCGCCGGAGCGGCCCGCACGCTCACGCTCGATCTGGAGGTCACGCCGCGCGGCCTGCACGGTTCCTACATCGCCGCGCCCATGACCGGACGCCTGCGCCTCGTGCAGCCGGACGCGGAGGTGCGGGAATTGCTCGCCGACCTGGGGGCAGCCCACGACGCCGCCGTTCACCTGCTGAAGAGGGGGCGGGAAACCCTGGCCGCCCGCCTCGCCGACCTGCTGCACGAGACGGTCAAGCGGGTGCGGCTGCCACGTGACGAGACGGAGGGGTATCTCGCCCGCGTCGTGCAGGCATCGGGGCACGGGGCGCAACTCGGGACTATCTGGGAGGGGTGGACGTTCACGGGGCCGCCCGCCACTCTGGGACCCGAACACCGGGAGAGCCTGGGAGAGGCGCGGCACTTTCTCGCCGCAGGACTCGCCAAGCTCCGCTCTGACTTCCCGCCCGAGGGTGCCCTCAGCCTGACCGGGCACGCCCACATCGACCTCGCGTGGCTGTGGCCGCTGCACGAGACGCGGCGCAAGGCCCTGCGCTCGTTCTCCACGGTGCTGGACCTGATGGACCGCTTCCCGAGCTTTCACTTCAGCCAGAGCACGGCCCAGCTCTACGCCTGGGTGCAGGAGGACGACCCGGCCCTCTTCGAGCGCATCCGCGAGCGCGTGACGGAGGGCCGCTGGGAGATCGTGGGCGGGACATGGGTGGAACCGGACGGGCAACTGCTCTCCGGCGAGAGCTGGGCGCGGCAACTGCTCCACGGGCAGCGGTACTTCGAGCGCACCTTCGGGCGGCGGGCGACGGTCGCGTGGTTGCCGGACACCTTTGGCTTTGCGGGAAATCTGCCGCAAGTCTTGGCGGACGGCGGCCTGCCCTTCTTCTTCACCACCAAGCTCAACTGGAACGAGACGAACCGCTTTCCCCACGACCTCTACCGCTGGGAGGGGTTGGACGGGACACGGGTGCTGGCCCACTCCTTCCTCAACCCCAGCCCCGGCGAGGGGTACAACGGAAGCGTCGTCGCCCACGACCTGCTGAGCACGTGGGCGAACTTCCGGGGGGCGCGGCGGCACGGCGAGAGCCTGTTCACCTTCGGCTGGGGGGACGGCGGGGGCGGCCCGACGCCCGAGATGCTGGAGCGGTACGAGCGGGTGCGCGACTTTCCCGGCCTACCGCGCCTGAACCAGCGTCCCTCCGGGGAGTTCTTCGCCGACCTGCGGAACGCCGACCCCACACTCCCGGTCTGGACGGGCGAGCACTACTTGGAGCTTCACCGGGGCATCTTCACCACGCAGGCGGCCATTAAACAGCTCCACCGCCGTCTGGAACACACACTTGTGGAGGCTGAGGCCGCCGCGACGCTGGCCCACCGACACCTGAACCGCGCTTACCCTCAAACCGAACTGACCGGGTGCTGGACCGTCCTCCTTCGCAACCAGTTCCACGACATCCTGCCCGGCTCCAGCATCCGGGAGGTGAACGTGACGGCAGAGGCGGAACTGTCGGCGGCATTGGAACGGGCGGAGGAGGTGTGTCGGGCGGCGCTGGACGCGCTCTCAGCGGCTCTAGAACGGCCAGAAGGGACCGAACACGTCGTCATCTGGAATCTCACCGCCGCCGACAGACCATTGCTCGCCGTCGTCCATCTGCCCGAAGCCGGGGCATACCGGGCCTTCAATGCCGACGGCGAGGAGTTGTCGTGCAGCGGGAAAGGGGAGACTCTGTACCTCCACGACCCCTTCCTGATGCGCGGTCTCTCGCACGAGGTCATCACGCTCAGGCGGCGGGAAGAGGCCGCCCAGCCCTCAACAGATGGCCTCATTCTGGAGAACGCCCACCTGCGCGCGGAGGTCGGGCCGGACGGCAGCCTCGTTTCCCTCATTCATAAAGCGAGTGGGCGGGAGGCGGTGCGGGGTCGGGCGAATATCCTCTGGCAGCATGTGGACGTTCCCCGCGCGTGGGACGCCTGGGAGATCGATGCGAGCGCATCCGACGAGGGCGAGGAACTGACCGTCACCGAACCCCCCCGCGCCGAGCGGCAGGGCGAGGTGGGCCGCGTCCACGTGCGGCGGGAGGGTCCGGGCGTGGTGGCCGAGCAGACCTACGAGCTGTGGCCGAACGACCGGGCGCTGCGCGTTCACACGACGCTGCGGGTGACGGCACGGCGGACACTGCTGCGGGCCGCCTTTCCCCTCGCCGTGCGGGCACCGTGGTCGAGCGCCGAGACGACCTTCGGCACGGTGACGCGCCCGACCCACCGCAACACGAGCTGGCAGACCGCCGCCTTCGAGGTGGCCGCCCACCGCTTCCTCGACCTCAGCGAGGGGAGCTTCGGCGTGAGCCTCCTGAACGACGGCAAGTACGGGCACGGGGCGGGCGTGGACGAGCTGAGCCTCACGTTGCTGCGGACGCCGATCTATCCCGACCCCTACGCGGACCAGGGCAAGCATTCGTTTACCTACGCGCTCTACCCACACGCGGGCGACTGGCGGCAGGGGACGCGAAGGGAGGCGCATAGCCTGAATGCCCCTCTACGAACGGTGCGCCCCTCGTCCGACTCAGAAACTCCAGCCCGCCTCCCCGCCCGACACACCTACCTGCGGCTGCCGGAGGGGGTGTGGCTCAGCGCCCTCAAGCACGCCGAGGAGGGGAGTGGCTACGTGCTGCGGGTCTACGAGGCGAACGGCGACCAAACCCACCTGACGGTCGAGAGCGCGGACTTCCGGGTGAGCGGCGAACTCAATCTGCTGGAGGACGCCCTGCCCGGCGACCCCCTCGCGCCCCTCGCGCCCTACCGGGTGCGGACGCTGGCGCTGGCGGCGTCCTCCTCCGGCGAGGGCTGA
- a CDS encoding carbohydrate ABC transporter permease — protein sequence MTRVVRAAPPVARTVTRRRVRHPLRQVLTYLVLFTIFLFAAFPLIWTFVISVTDSNAVTTGRTVYDFPASLFPQRVTLANFVNVVQTYPAVGRAFLNSLLISGLSVVLTVIVSALAAYPLARHDFRGKAVVFAVILGTMVLPTETSFLVNMLTLAKLKAWPVIGPLIGIGSYLGVVLPTVSTAFGIFLMRQAFLAIPQSLLEAARIDGAGEALIFRRVMLPLAIPSIAALSIFTLVNTWNSYFWPSIALTGAQNKLPLAVEMLKLKGAFNDNIFNTAAGAVIMMVPILALFLFAQRFFMRGLEGATK from the coding sequence ATGACGCGGGTGGTGCGGGCCGCCCCGCCCGTCGCCCGGACCGTGACGCGGCGGCGCGTTCGTCACCCGCTCCGGCAGGTGCTGACGTACCTCGTGCTGTTCACCATCTTCCTCTTCGCGGCGTTTCCGCTGATCTGGACGTTCGTGATCAGCGTGACGGACAGCAACGCCGTCACCACCGGACGCACCGTGTACGACTTCCCGGCGAGCCTCTTTCCACAGCGGGTCACGCTGGCGAACTTCGTGAACGTGGTGCAGACGTACCCGGCGGTGGGCCGCGCATTTCTCAATTCGCTCCTCATCAGCGGGCTGAGCGTGGTCCTGACGGTCATCGTCTCGGCGCTGGCCGCCTACCCGCTCGCCCGGCACGACTTCCGGGGCAAGGCCGTGGTGTTCGCCGTCATCCTGGGAACGATGGTGCTGCCCACCGAGACGAGCTTCCTCGTCAACATGCTCACGCTGGCGAAGCTCAAGGCGTGGCCGGTGATCGGTCCCCTCATCGGGATAGGCTCGTACCTCGGTGTGGTGCTGCCCACCGTGAGCACGGCGTTCGGCATCTTCCTGATGCGGCAGGCGTTCCTGGCGATTCCGCAGAGTCTGCTGGAGGCCGCGCGCATCGACGGGGCGGGCGAGGCGCTGATCTTCCGGCGCGTCATGCTGCCGCTGGCGATTCCCAGTATCGCGGCCCTGTCCATCTTCACGCTGGTCAACACCTGGAACTCCTATTTCTGGCCGTCCATCGCGCTGACGGGCGCGCAGAACAAGCTTCCGCTGGCCGTGGAGATGCTCAAGCTCAAGGGGGCCTTCAACGACAACATCTTCAACACGGCGGCGGGGGCCGTCATCATGATGGTGCCCATCCTGGCGCTGTTCCTCTTCGCCCAACGGTTCTTCATGCGCGGGCTGGAGGGGGCCACCAAGTAG
- a CDS encoding carbohydrate ABC transporter permease encodes MLKTLRGALSSYLFLLPALLLLVVFTLYPVLYGAYLGFTEYTAANFATRSPPTWVGLDNFRTLAGDELFRISVLNSLKYLLVVPALQIASLAVAVLVNRQLPGIAFFRAAYYVPVITSISLAAVMWDWIYNKDGVLNWLLKGLRLMNPDSNLSWLLDPNTAFWAIMLVTFWRGFGYYMVLYMAGLQNIPEELEEAARLDGASPWQTFWRITVPLMQPTILLCTLLSVLSAIRVLEEVLVFTNGTGGPLNSTYTALLYVYKKSFGGLDFNYGLASAAGLVVAAIALVLSVINFRLFREGSVRA; translated from the coding sequence ATGCTCAAGACCCTGCGCGGCGCGCTCAGTTCGTACCTGTTTCTGCTGCCCGCCCTGCTGCTGCTCGTGGTGTTCACGTTGTATCCGGTGCTGTACGGGGCCTACCTGGGCTTCACCGAGTACACCGCCGCCAACTTCGCCACCCGCAGCCCGCCGACCTGGGTGGGACTGGACAACTTCCGCACGCTGGCGGGGGACGAACTCTTCCGCATCAGCGTCCTGAACAGCCTCAAATACCTGCTCGTCGTTCCGGCGCTCCAGATCGCGTCGCTGGCGGTGGCGGTGCTGGTCAACCGGCAGTTGCCGGGCATCGCATTTTTCCGGGCGGCGTACTACGTGCCCGTCATCACGTCCATCTCGCTCGCCGCCGTGATGTGGGACTGGATTTACAACAAGGACGGGGTGCTCAACTGGCTGCTCAAGGGGCTGCGCCTCATGAACCCCGACAGCAACCTGAGCTGGCTGCTCGACCCGAACACGGCCTTCTGGGCGATCATGCTCGTGACGTTCTGGCGCGGCTTCGGCTACTACATGGTGCTGTACATGGCTGGGTTGCAGAACATCCCCGAGGAGCTGGAGGAGGCCGCGCGGCTGGACGGGGCCTCGCCGTGGCAGACCTTCTGGCGCATCACCGTGCCCCTGATGCAGCCCACCATCCTGCTGTGTACCCTCCTGAGTGTCCTGTCGGCGATCCGGGTGCTGGAGGAGGTGCTGGTGTTCACGAACGGGACGGGCGGGCCGCTGAACTCCACCTACACGGCGCTGCTGTACGTCTACAAGAAGTCGTTCGGGGGGCTGGACTTCAACTACGGGCTGGCGAGCGCCGCCGGGCTGGTCGTGGCCGCCATCGCGCTGGTGCTCTCGGTGATCAACTTCCGGCTCTTCCGTGAGGGGAGCGTGCGGGCATGA
- a CDS encoding ABC transporter substrate-binding protein produces MKHALRTLTLALVASTLGSASAQQRVELDFWTFYLSPKFDDYIKGVIADFERQNPTIKVNYIDKQGTLEQEFITSVSLGSVPDVVNLWVESTQKAADSGLLTDMGAAVGPGLRNLYYPNSLSNFTIGGKVYGLPWYASFNAGVMAYNNDLIKKAGVTALPKTTAQMAAFARQVKTRTGAYGWAPAIKDPQGGTFLGVFVGEGLPILRGTQAAFNTPAHARLLQTYIDLYRADVIPQDLLRKEAFQLSQELYTQGKLATIIGGPQALNRIKDNNKAIYAASQVTMAPIGAGKTEAGGGMSLVVPKASSHPKEALLFARFMTNRANQVAFAKIVPVVPTAAGSDRDPYFTQIRSSKDPIERATGMIAANGANLKTAVPPLKNPTDMFKAFDDNIEAAFLGRKTAQQALADAATAWNNMK; encoded by the coding sequence ATGAAACACGCCCTGCGGACCCTCACCCTCGCGCTCGTCGCCAGCACGCTCGGCTCGGCCAGCGCGCAGCAGCGGGTGGAACTCGACTTCTGGACGTTCTACCTCAGCCCCAAGTTCGACGACTACATCAAGGGCGTGATCGCCGACTTCGAGCGGCAGAACCCAACCATCAAGGTCAACTACATCGATAAGCAGGGCACGCTGGAGCAGGAGTTCATCACCTCAGTGTCGCTGGGCAGCGTGCCCGACGTGGTGAACCTGTGGGTGGAGTCCACCCAGAAGGCGGCGGACAGCGGCCTGCTCACCGACATGGGCGCGGCGGTCGGGCCGGGCCTGAGAAACCTGTACTACCCCAACTCGCTGAGCAACTTCACCATCGGCGGCAAGGTGTACGGCCTGCCGTGGTACGCCTCCTTCAACGCGGGCGTGATGGCCTACAACAATGACCTGATCAAGAAGGCGGGTGTGACGGCGCTTCCGAAGACGACCGCGCAGATGGCCGCCTTCGCTCGGCAGGTCAAGACCCGGACCGGGGCCTACGGCTGGGCACCCGCCATCAAGGACCCCCAGGGCGGCACCTTCCTCGGCGTCTTCGTGGGCGAGGGGCTGCCCATCCTGCGGGGCACCCAGGCCGCCTTCAACACCCCGGCGCACGCGCGGCTGCTCCAGACCTACATCGACCTGTACAGGGCGGACGTGATTCCCCAGGACCTCTTGCGGAAGGAGGCCTTCCAGCTCAGCCAGGAGCTGTACACCCAGGGCAAGCTCGCCACGATCATCGGCGGGCCGCAGGCGCTCAACCGCATCAAGGACAACAACAAGGCGATCTACGCCGCCTCGCAGGTGACGATGGCACCCATCGGGGCCGGGAAGACGGAGGCCGGGGGCGGCATGTCGCTCGTCGTGCCGAAGGCGTCCTCGCACCCGAAGGAGGCGCTGCTCTTCGCCCGCTTCATGACCAACCGCGCCAATCAGGTCGCCTTCGCCAAGATCGTGCCCGTCGTGCCCACGGCGGCGGGGTCCGACCGCGACCCGTACTTCACGCAGATTCGCTCCAGCAAGGACCCCATCGAGCGGGCCACCGGCATGATCGCCGCGAACGGGGCCAACCTCAAGACCGCCGTCCCGCCCCTGAAGAATCCCACCGACATGTTCAAGGCGTTCGACGACAACATCGAGGCCGCCTTCCTGGGCCGCAAGACGGCGCAGCAGGCCCTCGCCGACGCCGCGACCGCCTGGAACAACATGAAGTGA